The genomic stretch AGCATTTGTGGCGCAATTTGCGACACAGTGGGTGAACAGTGAAAGTTTAGCCTACGGGTCATGTAAAAACCACGAATGAAGAGCCAGGGTGTTCGATTCACTAGGCCAGAGATCAACTTGACAGATGAATGCACTGTGTCGTGAGGATGTGTTTCTTAACAGTGGACACTGTAAAGCAACTGCAAAATTATGAGTGTAGCGATATCGCTATAGGGAGGGCAATTGCAACCGCATTAGCCCTTGTGTCCTTGAGCCTACAAACCCAACCAAATAACCCATCTTTCGACTCACATTTGATTCCATTGTCATGCCCTGGACCCACCAAATATCACATGTCCTCAACCTCGCAAACTCATTGTTGCCGCATAGCATCCTATATTCTGGTAGGGAGGGCAAGAACAGGAAGATTATATATTCAAGGGAGCCGGGAAGGTCCTAATACGGAGCATGCAACAAATACCGCACAAAAAGCCATCTAGAAAAGATGATAGCCGATCAAGATTACCATGAATGAATGAATGTATGATATAACCGATCTTGACAAGATCATATATCAATAGATGCAATGTGTTACGAGCCATACTATTTAATTGATTGAAGGAGTTGCATTTAGTGTATCTTCTCCATGCCGCTGTAACGCCATTCCCATGTACCGTCTTTCCGGCGCCACTAGCTTTTGTATATTGTAGCCAAGCCTATCCTCAATCTTCATCCCACATGTATATATCCACAGTATAAGCCTTGGGTGAAGTTATGTGGCATATTATCTCAGAGTTGGTTCTGGTTGACTTTGACGCCATACTCGGAGTAGAAGTGGCACTGCTTGGCGTGGGTGATACCCGACGTGTCTTCCACAAAGACGTTGCATCCCTCAACCGCTGCATTAGGCGGGGTATACACTACGCCTAGTTAGCGGAGTGTTCAACCTCAGGTGGGAATAAAAATCTTACAGTGTAAAGACACGGCATACTCGTTTAGGTCGGGGTTGGAAATGCGATGGACACCGAGAGTATCCGCCATATATGTGACTTGGTTCTCCGTGTAGGTAGTTTCGCGGATCTTGGTCATCGGACGATGGCTCAGTACATCTTCGATTTTGGGAGTTGCGAACCGCGTTTCTGTGAGGCTTCCCTTGAGCACCTTCATGATGCAATGTGCCTTTGCATGGCTATGAAACGTCAGCCTCCTGTCTGAAGTGGCTGGCAGGTTTAGATGTCGGTATTGAACACCATATCTCCGCAAATGTTGATAAATATCGAAAGTTGTCGTCTTACCGCATAGTCTCCTGCACTGACGCAACGATCACAAGATCGGCGAACATAGTCGCTTCATCGTGCAGGAGACTGAGCTCGTAGTAAACGAGTTTCGATCCGGAGATATTATCTCGAGCATACAGCCGAAGATTGAACGTCGAACTCAACGGTTGCAGGGCCTGCTGACTTACTCATGGATCGGACTTTTCTTGCCGGGTCCCCAAACCAGGATGAGCTGTGCGGTTAGTGGTGTCGTTAAAGTCGAGCTATGAAACCTTACTAAATTACTCTTGCCATTGCCCTTGTCGACGACGTTTCGTGTGTATGGCATCGTTTTGGACGGGAAGTAGTACTGTTCCCACTCTGACTCATCGGAAACGTATGCTTCCATtagctgctgaagctcaTTCTCGTCGACGTCAGCGGAGTCTATGCCGCTGCTAGGTCCCAGCTTCTCGTTAATAGCTTGAACGAGAGCGTGAAAACCATCCTGTTCTGTGTTGCGACCGATCATGGTGGTGAAAGCGATATTGGGTGATGATAAAGGATGACGAGTGTTGTTGATTGATTCTATCGTGATTTATTCTGGCAGGAAGTCCAAAGCAGTCCGAGCGCAAAGATAAGATAAAAGACGGGCCTTATGTAGAAAGCGTGGACCTGATAGCCGGACGTGTTTGCGCATGCTGAGTGCTGCTTGTGCAGCTCTTGGCTCGCTTTATTATGTAACAAGCTGCGCTTGTGATGGGTGGAGCCAGTCAGTGGCTCGCCGGTGTACTCGGAGCAGTGAAGATGCATGCCTTCCGACGCACGCCGCGTGCCAACAATGAGGTGTCGTTGGCGGTGTGATGCTCGGAAGCGGCTTCCATCGGGCACCGCAGCTTGTTGAAGGAGGAAATGGAAGCATGCACAGAAGTCGTGGTGGAAGGGTGCTGCATGTCGCACTAACCGTCTTGGGTGGCGGTGAAAAGTACTGCCTGAAACCGTGCCCCGCTTCGTCATTGGCGGCGTCCCTCACATCAAATTTCTGAACGACAACATTGTCTCGCCACAACTACTCAGATCAAGTCAGGATATAGAAATCATCCAACatggcgactacagtggaCAAGGTGCGTATTCGACTACTTCTGGTGTGCCTTCGCCGTATGCTAACAATGTGCGACAGATCAAGGATATCGAGGCCGAAGTGAGCGACCCCCAACCAGCGACCCGTAATACCGTGACTTACACCAATTGTAGATGGCCAAGACCCAAAAAAACAAGGCAACGTCGTTTCATCTTGGTACTTCACTCCGATCGAACACTGCATGTGTAGCATGCTTATACTTGGACAGGGCAACTGAAGGCAAAACTCGCTAAGCTCAAGAGGGAACTGCTCGAGCCCTCAAGCAGCGGTGGCGGTGGTGCAGGTGTAGGATTCGATGTTGCTAGGACTGGTGTGGCCAGTGTTGGCTTTATTGGCTTTCCATCGGTGGGAAAGAGTACGCTCATGAGTAGATTGACAGGACAGCACTCTGAAGCCGCCGCATATGAGTTCACTACGGTTCGTGGTGTATATCGGGTATTATAGTGATGTGGAACTAACAGAAGCCAGCTTACTACTGTGCCGGGTCAGGTCATGTACAACGGAGCCAAGATTCAAATTCTCGATCTTCCCGGTATCATTCAAGGTGCAAAGGACGGCAAGGGTCGTGGTCGACAGGTCATCGCGGTGGCGAAAACATGCCATTTGATTTTTATTGTCTTGGATGTCAACAAGCCCCTCACGGACAAGAGCGTCATCGAGAACGAACTGGAGGGTTTCGGTATAAGGATCAACAAGAGCCCACCAAACATTGTCCTCAAGAAGAAAGACAAGGGAGGTATTAACATTACGGCGACTGTTCCACTTACACACATCGACCACGGCGAGATCAAGGCCGTATTGACCGAATATCGAATGGCAAACGCGGATGTGGCCATCCGGTGCGATGCCACGGTCGATGATCTGATCGACGTCATTGAAGCCAAAGGACGAAGCTATATCCCAGTCATCTATGCACTGAACAAAATTGATGCCATTAGTATCGAGGAACTGGACCTGCTATATCGGATTCCGAACGCTTGCCCGATTAGCTCCGAGCATGGGTGGAATATCGACGAGCTCCTCGAGCAGATGTGGGAGAAGTTGAATCTCGTGCGCGTTTATACCAAGCCCAAGGGCAAAATGCCGGATTATTCGGCGCCTGTTGTATTGCGATCAACGGCTTGCACGATTGAAGACTTCGTATGTTTATGATTTGAAATCACGCCAATACGCTAACGGGAACTAGTGTAATTCCATCCATAAGACAATTGTGGACAATTTCAAGCATGCCATTGTCTATGGCAAGTCGTGCAAGCATCAGCCCCAGCGGGTGGGACTTTCACATGAGCTCGCCGACGAGGATATTGGTACGTACATGGTCGGACTGGGATTCTGAATGGACATGTTGAGCTCACGTATTGGCCAGTCACGATAGTCAAACGCTAGATGAGGTGTTGCGATAGAAGTGAGTCAAGTGGAGAAGGCATTTGGAGGCTGATGGATGGCTAAAGCAGTCTCACTGGGCTAGGCATAGCAGATGGCAACAACGGAAGGATGACGAGCAGGACTAGGCGTGGAGGCCATGTTGAGGGCTGGATTGGCCAAGGACTCGCCTCAGTAGCACCGCGGACGACATGGAAACGACACGAGTTGTGGGCCGGACAGGTTACGGCGCGGTACCTGGTACTGCCAATCGCTAATGGTCAAGGAAGTGGTGGCGGACCGATACCGTCGGCAAGCTATCAATAACCACGAGTCTCGCTCGCGTGCCGAGAAGGCGTGCGTGGAGAGGCGAACTGTCTGATTGAATTGTGGTGGTACTGGGGCTGCGGGTGGGATTGAAACGGCACCCGCATTTCACCAGGTCTTGCTTTTTTCCATATTTGCTTCGGAATAGGATGGAATTTGATCAGCACTGGCAGGCCCATTTTTGTGGTGTCGGAGTTGCATTATTGGTCTGCTAACGGGCGCAGCGGTCGAGTCGGAGAAATGCAGCAGGGAGGGGGGGGGGTGTTGCTGGCGACTCAGAGAGCAGGCTGTCAGTCGGGCGCTAAATCATCAAGGCTCCCGGGGCCTGAGTGGCTGGACTTGCAAACATGGTGGAGCAGACCAGTTCAGCCGTCGACACTCTCTGTCTCTCCTTTATGCACAGCACAGGCTCTGGTTGACGGCACTGGCGGTCGCGTACCTGAGCAGCGACTGAATCGGGGTCGGACAGATTAGTGGCACGAGGGCACGGCAACGGCCAGCATGAGCATGTCCTGGGGATGGACTGGGGCGCAATATGGCGCTCCATGGCCGCTTCGGGACGCGCAGATTAGCCGGCCGCTTCAGTGGTCATGGTTATGGTGAGCGGTGCGAGGGCCTTGATGGGACGATCGCACCCGGCCGCGTCGACATGGCATCCATCAGTCAGGCGTCGAGGCACGCACTGGCACTGCTACTGTAAGCCCAGGCGGCCGCACAACTCTGGCCCGCGTTTTCCTAGGGGCGCATCCCCGATGGCGACCCACGCGCGCTAAGCCCAACGTCGTCGGTCGCGTTGCTTGTCGCTTGGCCAGCATGACCGGGATCACACGCCCACACGCCCGCCAGGCTTGCCGGCAAGCTTGGGCTCGCTCAAACAAACAGGGCCACTCTCCCGCCAGCTGCAGTAGGCCGCGCCCGCATCGCACAGCCAGGGCCTGTTACCGGCGTCCCCAGACTCATGCTCAAGTACGCGCTGCAGGCCCGCCGCGCCACGCCTTCCCTGCAGTTTCAATTCTCCATCTGAGCCCACTGCTTTGCCGCGCTGCTTTATACCTAGAGCACCATCTACCTGGCTGCCGACACCATCTGCACTGCCTTTTGTCTGCCCTATCCCCGCTACTGCCACCTGTGCTGCTGCGGTACATTGACTTGTTACTGTTTCGCCTCAGGAACCACAAGCCCATCTCATGCATGCATGCCCTCGCCCACACTGACCTCACCCACGCCACCCAGGTATACCAACACCAAGGCGTAGGTGCATATGCCCGCTGCCATCCCgccctgctgctgctgctgtcTTGAAAACGCTCACGTCTTCCAACCATCTGCTTTCATACACCACTTCACTGTCCACAACCAAGCATGAGCCAGTTACAAATGGATCACGAACACCACCACCCCCACCAGGAGCCCTTCGAGGACCATCATACTGCCTGGCACGGCGATGGTGGATACAATCCACACCACCATTCTCCAGTCCAGGACTACAGTGGCTTCAGCACTTTTGCGCCACTCCCCATGGAGCCCCTCTATGGCACCGGCATGCATCCGCCTCACCAAACACACCAAACACACCCAACACCGAGGACGACCCATCCCCAGCTGCAACCTCTGATCATGCCTCAAATGCCACAGTGGCCGAGCATGTTGACGAGCCAGTCGACATACCAAGCTCCCTTGTTTCCCTCTGCCCCACCGCCCATCACCCCGGCATCAGCAACCCCCGTGTCAGCATCTTCCACGCACTCCCGGACTTCGTCAACTCCACGGAAGACGCTCACCGACTCGGACCGTAGACGCATGTGCCAATACCACGAGGACAACCCTACCGTCAAACAAACCGAGATTGGAGGTACGCCAGCTTCAAGCCCAATACCAACACACAACGTTTTACTGACATTACTATAGCCATGTTTGGTGTGGAACGAAGGTACTACCACAACTACCTCATACTCTATGCCCTACTGACAGCTATCTAGTACTGTGTCAAAAGTGTTGCGTCAGAAGGAGAAGTATCTGTACCAAGACGATGGCAGCCGATCACCCATCAAACGGTCCAAAGGCAAATTTCCAGACATTGAACGCGCTCTGTCCAACTGGGCCAGAAACCACCAGAGGCAGGGGCTGCCTTTATCAGACGCTATTATCCGGGACAAGGCACGCTTCTTCGCTCAAACTGTCGGCAACACTGACAGCCACCTCAAGGCCAACAGCACCAGTTGGTTGGAGAAGTTCAAACAAAAGAACCATCTCATGGGAGCAAGGTCAAGGAAAGGCTCCATAGCTGAAGAGTCAGAGGGCACTTCCAATCCGCCGTCCAATGCGCATACGCCGGGAGCCATCTCGCCTACCTCGCCCGGTGGGGTATCCCCTGGGACTGTGACGATGAAAACCAAGAAGAGCGAGGAGAACCTCAAGACCGAAAGTCCCGATACATACGAGTACATGAACCGCCGCCGCCCGTTCCACTCACAAAGCAGTACTTCTTTGTCTAGCGTTTTCACCGACACAGCACCTTCGTCCTTCTCGGCCGGTGCCACAAGCCCTACATCGCTCTCTTCCCCTTTCTTCACGCCGGACTCGGCATGCGGTCCAAGCCCATTCATGGGCCGTCAATCTGCCAACGGGCAACCCGGGAGCGGCAATTTCCAACGACCGCGAAGTCAAACTTTCCCCATGCTTGTAGGTGTCGAGCAGTACATGTCGCCACCGGGTTCATCCGACGCGCTTACCCCAAAGTATGTCAGCAGCGGTACACTCGACTCTCCCATGGCTGACATGCCTGGTTCACTGCCCGCAATTGACGAAGGGATGTCCCTCTCACCAACGCAAGCGCCAAACTCGATGCAGCCTCCTCCTATCCCGAGTGCGGCTGGCCATATGGACGACAAGGATTCATCCGCCGATTCCTCGCCGATCACGCCATCCCAGGAAGAAGCTGCACGCGCGTTGGAGCTCGTCATGAATTTCTTCCAGTCGAAGAGCGCCGGTCTTGACATCGAGCCACAAGAGTATGTCACCATCGGCAAGCTGATGGAGAAGCTGCGAATCAAGCGCAGCTCCGAAAGCCTACCATCCGACATGCGACGTGTGTCAGAGCCCAGCTTTACGACCCCCAAGCTCGAAAGCATCGATGCCATCCATTAGCGAGTCGGCTGTATCGCCCTGTGGCTCCTCTTACAGCCCCAAGACGCTTACGACTACCCTTCTTCTGTGGAACGACTCCCTTCCATGTTTGGTTTCAGAGAAGCAGAATTGCACAACGTGTCTGGATCACGAGGCCATAATTATGGACACGCGCACGGCTAGCATTGCGCATTGGAGCCGCTATTTGGATTTGATTTCCTAGTCGCATATCTTGCATTTCCCACATCAGCATCACTAGCGTTGGTTTCTGTTTCTTCACTATTCCTTCACTGGCTTGGATTATCTATCACTCTATTCTCATTTATTACTCGACGAACTACTATACCCCCCTTTAGGCAGCGCGCAGCACCCCACTATTTCCGACTCTATCCCCTTACCAAAAGAAGACTGTAACCGCTCGCGCGGACCATTATTTTGTACGATTTACTTATACTGTTTTTGACCCTTGATGCCATGATTTGCCGAGCGTGGCCTCCATGTTGGAGTAACCGAGTCTCAAACGGAAGAATGGGTTTCGTACGCACATTTTGTACCCTATACGTGGCTCGCGATATAGTTGTCTACCCCTGCCAAGAAGCGGCGTGACGAAATGGTGTTTTACACTTGAAATGCTATTAATGCTCAGTACGACATAGATAGGATGTTGTGTGTCCTCAAACCACTAGTGACATTTCTGGACCTTGACCTTAGTTGGGCGCGACGCTATAGTGGAGCAGCACTGACATTTTGATGATCGACATGGGTCTTACTTGGAAACAGATGGTACTTGCCGCTTTACCTGTCATGGCCGCCTCGGCATGGGACTGCAACACCGTTTGAGAAGGGATAGACACAAGATGGCGAGATTGTGCAAAAAGAGAACATGGGGCCTTTCGGGAGATAAGCTGCCGACGGCATGCAGATCTTGAAAAGCAAGGACTTGGCTAACCACGAGACGATCTGTTTTCGAAATCAATCCTGGAAATGCCTTCCCCCAAACGTCAGTTGTATACAATGCATAGCCTTCGATCGGCACTTGACCAGGTTTTGCGCTCTTCCCCGCCTTTGGACGAGAGAAAGCTTGGACATTGAAAAATCATCTGCACCTCGTAGCCAGCCAGGTAGCCGTCATCACAGGTTTAACTCAACTTGGCCTCTCCCTGCTTGCCCAAACACGGCGCATACGCAACGTGTGCATAAAACATAATCATGACGCGCAGCACACATGTGGTAGATTAAAATAAACAACAAGCTCAAACATGTTGAGCATCCTCTTTCCTCGCCAGGGCCTTGTGTCTGTCGCGCATGTGTCCAGGGATCCAAGGGGGGTATTTGATAGGTACCTCCTTCCGTCTTCCCCGAGGTGAGCGGGAACTTTCCTGCGCAGGTTGCTTGGCTGCCATGTCAGTCAGTCAGTGTCAACGGGAAGCCATGAAGCGAAAAGAAAAAGGGTTGTCCGCTTCTGGACGGCACTGAGACGAGACGAGACGAGATGAGACGGCGGGAAGCGAGGCTTGTCACTGGTTTCGGGAATGCCATGGTGTAATCGACAGCAAAAAGCGACCAAGCAGGGGCTTTCCTTCCTCGGTGCCGCCGCGCAACATGACGGCGGATTTGCGTTTGCTGCGTCTGAGCTTTTTTGAAAGGGCAAGCACTGGCCAGCCGTGCTTTGTTGTCGTCGTGAGTCGTGTCGATAGACTGGAACAGGTCTGGTGCGCTGCAACTCTCTGGAGCAGCTTGTCGCGGGAGGTACCTACCTAGCTGAGTGGGGGCATGCTTCGCTAGTTAGTGCCTAACGTAACGACTTGTCTAGTTGAACAATAGATTCAGTTCGGATTTGGTTCTCCTTGCTCAATACATGACGCGGGCAACAGCAGCAGAGCTGAGAGAGAACAGCACTTGCAAATTGCGACGCACGCACGACGCGCCCAAAGCGAATGTTTGCCATGTGTTTACTTTTTTAACCTTCAGCCTAACTCAACACCGTTATCTTATCGGGTTCGCGAGCTTCCGTAAAACGTTGGCGGTAAAAGCAGCGGAGAGTTTTTGTTTTCCTTCGCTAACCTGGTGGCGGCTTACTTAGCTGCACGGCTAGCTGAGCATGGAAGAAGCAAGAGCATGTCCACACGCACCACCACGGCTGCTGCTACCACCCACGCCAAACGACGCGTGCGCATGCCCGCGCAAACCATCGGCATTCATTTCGGCATGTCTCCTACCCAGCGGCAACATGTCCCATCTACTGTTCGCTTGCTCGCGAGCGTTTGTTTTGCTTTTGCGTCATGTTTGCTTTTGACTGGGCTGCACGTACGAGGATCGGTACGGTACGGTCCGGTGCCGTGTGTGGGCAAGTTCAACTGTTCACAGAGGAGGGAAGAAGGGACGCAGCCACGTAGCCAGCCACCCAGACCTTGCACAATGTGAAAGTGGAACCTGCCTTTCCACAGAGTAAGCTCGTAAAAAGAGAGCCAGTGAAAGATGAAGGCCAGGCCTCGTCATCATCTCCTCTAGAAGCGAAGAAACCCCAAACGTAGGGAGGTAAGGCGCCCGTAACGCTAACATACGACGACGTATGCGTACTACCAACCTGTCAATCGATAACCAGGAGGTAAGCACCGGACAAAAATGAGGAACGGCGACGCTAGAAGGCGCCATTGGATCTGTACACATACTGTACAATCTTACCTTGAGCATCTGGCAAGGTACCGGTACATTCGTACGAACAACCAACAGCCTTGCCCGACTCTCCGGCCCCCCTATCCGCTGCACGCATCGCTCCATCGCCAACGCCAACGCAACACTACACGGCATCATCTCCCATTCGACGTCAGCCATGCACCTGCAAACACGCAACACCACACCGACCGATCGGTGAGCAAGGCCAGAGACCCCAAACCACACGAATATAGTTCATCAACAAACCCGGGGAGCTAGGCTACATCAAACCACGATATCCACTTGCTCTCGGTTGCACCAAACATTATATTCGGCCCTACTTTCTCATCAAACCCATGATCCCCAGCCGAACCACCCCCCCAGTTCCGGCCCCGACAACAAGTGGCAGGTGTAGCGCACAAGACAGAGACCAGGCTAGACGTCATGTTTGGTCCATCGACAGTCGGTAGGTCGGTTATTGTGCCACGCCAGCCTGGCGAGTGCAAATCAGCTGCCGATCGCTACTAATAGCTTGGTTTTGGATTTGCAATAGTCTTGAATGCGTGATGTGCATATGCGAAGAAAGATGGGGAGGGGAAATTGGGGAAATGGGAGGGGCAGCACCCGGGAATAGATTTCCTTTGCTTCATGCGCTTAGGAATAAGCAAGCAGAGTTTCGCCGCAAGATGAGGAAGGAGTATGGTCTGCGGTATTGCCATGTTCGTTCTGCGCTTCATGCAGTAGCACCACATGTGCGCTAGTTACCCCACGTGATTAACTTTCGATGCTGTGTAACACGGTACGGGACCGGGTAAGCAAGATTGTGCTGCTCGAGGTACAGCATTGCAGGCGCCCCAGCCTCTGTGCGAGGTATTTGTAACAAGAGGCCCAAATTTAACACACGGTACGTCTACTTGTTATATTGTCGGTACTTGCATAGCACTGTGCGCAAAAGACCACGGGACTGTAATGTACACGTGTGGTCACTGCCGAAGTTGACTGTGGCACACAGCAATACTCCACGCGTACTCTGTCATTCTAAGAAATGACACCTGAAGACGATGTTCTTGAGATACGTTGTTTTGCGTGGTACACTGGGCACTGGGCAGGCGTTCGCATTGCTGTGTACAGACGACCGCACTACATGTTCTCAGGTTGCTGCTGTACCCGGCCGTCTTGCACTCCCTGTCAGACGCGCCTATCCGTTACTCCAAGAGTGTTACTCAGGTACTGACAGCGGTGCGTCGCATGAACCGGTATCGCAGACTGTTCAACTGCCGAAATGAGACATAGCTTGACGACTATGTGGAAGAGCAGCGACTTGGTCTACTTTGCATGAGATCAAGTGCGTGTTGCAACCGCCCGTTCTTCGTCACCTATAGCCCGACTGCCAGCGTACGCTTACTAGCAAGCGAACCTTCTATCCTTTCCTCTTTGCTTAGCTACACCATCTCCATCAATGCCATCGCCGTTCGTGCCGGAGAAGCTGAAGCGAGTCTGCCCTACGTACGCCTCACTATTAAGTTCTTATGCTTACCCCTGGGAGGTGACAGTTCGGTAGCATGATTGCCCGCTACGGGTGATGTCTTGCATCTTCGAGTCATATTCCCCGTGGTAGACCATCAATAGACATTTTAAGCCCTTAACCGGTTGAAACATGGTTCGATTGAGAAAGTGCTGCTGCCCACTGCAACCCCTATCACTCGGTTAATACCACAGCATGGTAGATGCTGGACCGTTCATGCTAGGGTATCGCAACTACTACCGGGTTTGTCCTTGCCCTGGACCTCGTGCCGCTCAGGAACAGGCAATGTCGCATCTTGTGAGGCGCTTCCAGGGTCATGACATCGTTGCTTGCGTATTTCACGGCGTCGCAAGCCTGCCTGGGTGGGGGTTCCTGGCCTGATTTCCAAGGTAAACGGATTAAGGTTTCAACGGTTATCCAGGTAGCCGAGTCATTCTGTACGTCAACATCGCTTTGGTGGCGTCTCGAGAAGCGACCATGGAGGCGACCAGAGTTTTACGCACGCGCCCTCAAAGCGCGCGTTATTCGATAGGATCGGAAAGAAGGGAAACCCATATGCGAAAGAGCTGTGCCGCACCGCAGAGCAGTCTGCCTTGAGCCTCGTTTCGCCTCACACACTTGCTGCCCGACCCAAAGCAAACGCCCTGAAACATTTTGACTGCGCTAGGCTATCCACGAACATGAAGTCAGGTACCGTGATCCTTGCAAAAGCGATAAGAGATAGATGGCTGTGAGCTGTAGGTGCATGCGGGGTAGCCTTTTGAAACGTTAAACCTCCCGGCCCACCATCGCTTCTGCTAAATTGTCTATTACCTATAAACGATTGAAACGTCGCCTAAATGAGGCTGAGCTTGTGTTGAGACAAGAGGAGTTCGCGCGACGCAGCCAAGATGGGGCTCGTGGTGGCAATGTTGATGGTGATTTGAGTCTTAGTCGGCGCCCGCCGAGCGGCGTTCCGATCCAAGTTTCTTTTCGGACCCATTTCGCGTGGTGGGGCATGAACGCAGGAAGGGCGGGGCTACGGAAAGCTGGTTAAAGACACGTGAAAGTGCGGTGGAGTTTGGAACGCTACCTAGGTAGGTACATCGTATGTATGTATGCTGCTCCTTGTCACTGCCGAGGATCATCGCGGTGTGGTACTGCATTGTGAATCGAGAACCCCAATAGCGGAGTTAGGCACTTGAATTCTCGTATTCTTGTCAATTTGCGAGTGTGTCATGGTGAAGTTCAGCGCTCGTCGTCCAATGCCCATCTTTGTGGGCTACCGGCTGTATGCACATTGTAGGACACGGACCGTCGGGTTATCCGAGCGATTAACATGCAGCTTAGACAAGCTGCTGTCCAAGGGACGACTTTCCCATGACCTAGATACTCTCCTACAGCTGAAGGATTCGCCGACCATCTGCATATGATGGTTCGATAGGAGATTGTGCATT from Pyrenophora tritici-repentis strain M4 chromosome 1, whole genome shotgun sequence encodes the following:
- a CDS encoding cysteine dioxygenase, with the translated sequence MIGRNTEQDGFHALVQAINEKLGPSSGIDSADVDENELQQLMEAYVSDESEWEQYYFPSKTMPYTRNVVDKGNGKSNLLILVWGPGKKSPIHDHAKAHCIMKVLKGSLTETRFATPKIEDVLSHRPMTKIRETTYTENQVTYMADTLGVHRISNPDLNEYAVSLHLYTPPNAAVEGCNVFVEDTSGITHAKQCHFYSEYGVKVNQNQL
- a CDS encoding HTH-Tnp-Tc5 multi-domain protein produces the protein MSQLQMDHEHHHPHQEPFEDHHTAWHGDGGYNPHHHSPVQDYSGFSTFAPLPMEPLYGTGMHPPHQTHQTHPTPRTTHPQLQPLIMPQMPQWPSMLTSQSTYQAPLFPSAPPPITPASATPVSASSTHSRTSSTPRKTLTDSDRRRMCQYHEDNPTVKQTEIGAMFGVERSTVSKVLRQKEKYLYQDDGSRSPIKRSKGKFPDIERALSNWARNHQRQGLPLSDAIIRDKARFFAQTVGNTDSHLKANSTSWLEKFKQKNHLMGARSRKGSIAEESEGTSNPPSNAHTPGAISPTSPGGVSPGTVTMKTKKSEENLKTESPDTYEYMNRRRPFHSQSSTSLSSVFTDTAPSSFSAGATSPTSLSSPFFTPDSACGPSPFMGRQSANGQPGSGNFQRPRSQTFPMLVGVEQYMSPPGSSDALTPKYVSSGTLDSPMADMPGSLPAIDEGMSLSPTQAPNSMQPPPIPSAAGHMDDKDSSADSSPITPSQEEAARALELVMNFFQSKSAGLDIEPQEYVTIGKLMEKLRIKRSSESLPSDMRRVSEPSFTTPKLESIDAIH